tctataccaaaaaccaattgatctcttagtctaataataaagaactGTCATAACgcaaattttcaaatgtttagACCGAAAAGAAAATGGATTTGACAACTATAGTGCAAAATCTAagagggtgtttggtacatgcacttaaaaattgaaaacatgtgtttgaaaacatatgtgaaaatatatgtagatgaaaaagtgtatgaaaatatgtgtaatataatttaaaaactgaaaatttgtATTTGAGTGAGTATACCAAACGGGACCTAAGACTCTAGACATTAATTCAAGAAGCCCACACAATAAAATCAGATATATGTCCAACTCTTTATAAAGTTTTACCATAAACCATATCATATTCCATTGAATCAGCCCAAATATAATGGGCCCAGACAAGTCCAAAGACCATAATTTCCTCGTTGATTAAAACCTTATCCAACCAtttctcactcactctctctctctttctctcaaactCAAGCTCAAAATCATGGCGTCTATGGTACTCATAGCTCCTTCTCCACCTCCTACCTCTTACCAATCACTTACTCTATCTTCTCGCTTTTCCTTCTCCAAGTCCCAAACCTTAGCCAACTCTCTCTCCTCCTCCTCTACtgtttctctctcactctctacAGTTACTTCACCCACGCTCCCTTCAGGTAACCCATTTACCAATCTTTacgtgtttgtgtttgtgggtttttctctaatgttttgatttttctacTTTTTCAGTGTACTGTGGCAGAGGCGATAGGAAAACCGCTAGAGGAAAACGTTTCAACCACTCCTTTGGCAATGTAAGGCTAAtaattctttaattattttctatttttttttaagtaagaaaatagttattttaattttgtttttgttttttgtgtttttgtttttgtggaaATATAAAATAGGCTCGGCCAAGAGACAAGAACAAAGGGAGAGGGCCACCGAAGGTACCGGTTACTCCGGCTCCGCCAAAGAAAGATAAGTTCGAGGATGATACAATTGTCAAGATTGAAATTGATGAATCTCTGTCTTCTAACTAATAGTGcaaagtatttttaatttttaattttttttcctttttttttttaatgttaattttGAACCTCGGAAagctttattttgttgttgttgttgtgattaTTTCACTGTTGTGGCTGTATGATTTTTACAATTTGCTTTCTACTTATGGCAGTGCTCATATATAACATTAGAGGGCCACGTAttgagtttctttctttttaattttttttagtgcttGTGTATCTTATAATGCAAAatacaataccaaaaaaaaaaaaataaaaaattgattcaccAAACGATTCACGTTTTAAAAACTATGCTCACAATCTTCTGTGACTCAATTTGCTGTGTTTTGGGACTTTGAAGCAAGAAGACTCATGAATATTTTACAATGATGATGTTGTAGATCATGTTAATACCTTCTTTGTGGGATGCCCAGATGGGCCAGGTCTAGTTTAGCAATCAAGGCTTCAAGAATTGTTAATACGTGCAAGCAAGTTTTGTCGGCTTCCTTGCTTCCAATAGTTAGGACCCAAAGGCCCAATCATGTTACATCTTCCCCAATTTCATTATGTCTGATGGAATTGTTCAATTCTATGAAGAGGTTTATGTAAAAACACAATAACAAAAGAGAACTACCTTAAATACTTATGATCAAGGCAGTACTCACATGTAACTTAAAGTGCTCCTATATATGCTAATTATTTTAGTTACTAGTTGGTATTATTGGCAATTACAGTGCTGGATATTTCTGCATTAcccttgtaaaaaaaaaatgctctcaATTTACTTCTAAAACGGAGAAAATTCACTTCCGAGTGTGCATTCAACCtacaaacccacaaaaccaACCCGTTTTCCTTGGCAGGTGGGATGGGTTgggttgtaattttatttttagtctcGGGTTGGATATGGGTTGATTTCTACACATGTGATGGGTtggttgggttgaaaaaaccctcaaacccaacccaacccaacttaTGCACACTCCTACCTCCAAATAaagatatattattatataagatCTTTAAGGCAAATATGGTGGATGacataaaattatatatctttGGATGCATGAAAAATTCAATCTTTAGCACCAAATAgattatctctattttttttttttttttttgaaatagaaaagtaaaactaaatgaataaaaaaaataaaaaaaagaaaagaaaaagaacaaggtAAAACTAAATCTTCATTATAAAAGAAACTCTCTTCATTTGCTTTGAAATGAAGAGATCCCCCCCTTTCTtatatgtttctttaaaaaataccCCATTTTCTTATATGTTTCTTGAAAAATGATAGTTAATGAAAGAAGTtttcttgaaaaatataatatttgtgCCTTTTTTGTAGATCAGCAAATCGTGGTTAGTAAGCCTGAGAACCCTCATACGTCAAAGAAgttattaagaaaagaaaaataaaaggagtaACTTGTAAATTTCGTGTGCAACAAAAGTGTACTCAACCTGAAGTTATATTTACAAAGAGAAAAGATTAAAAGGCCCCCATAGTCCGatattctatatattattattgcctGAAGCCTTCAGACATAAATGTTCCATATATGTTTGAATCGAGGAATAAAAAGCCTTACATGCCTTCATCTCAGCTTGAATGCTGGTGAAGACTGTGTGTGTGGTGCTGCCCTGCTTCTATGGTTTATGCATAAGAATCAACTCTATTTAGAATGAAACGTGTATTCCTCGCCTGATATAAATACAAACTTGGTTTGGTTTGCTTGTAAAGTTAGCTTCAATTATATAACATTTTATTGTCGGTTCTCTCTGGAGTTTTGGATATATTTATCTAGAGTAGTTCATACATTTGACTGGCTAGAATGTTCAGTCTGGTATTTCCAACtatcttgaaaacaaaatatagtAAAGGAAATGTTTCTCATCGCCtgctttcacaattttttatggGGAGTTTTAGCTGTTTTAATTCCATCTTCTAGTTTTTCCTTTGTCCTTCTACTGCTTATCGGCGGCACCAATCCATATATGCTTTGGACGTTGATTCTCCTCTCTTTATTTGTGGCTTCTTCTTAACAAAGAGCTTCCTAATCTTCTTACTTGTcggaaaggggaaaaaaagttaGGCAATTAAGGACTAGGGGCTTATAGGGGGCACCTCTTCTTGTTGGATGTTACAGATGAAAATGCCTTCCATTGCTGCATGCATTCATtgattcttcattttcttcttggttAAGCCAAAAAAGAGCAAATCCTATGTATTCCACTCTTATTGTTTCAATTCCATTAGTCTGTTTgcattctgatatttgggggCCATTTTGTCTTCCATTTAAGTCAAATAAAAAACTACTACGAATTTCCTTTCCATATATTTCATACATATAGCAAAACATTTTACACTACGTCGATATCAGAGATAACAGAAGAGAAGGACGAAGAGGCCCCTCTCTTCACTGACTAAGAAAGGACCACGCAGATTCTAGAGTACCATAAATCTTTGTATTtgtcttcatcatcttcttccttgTATTTTTCACCTCCTTTGTGTTCTTTGTTCTCTTCCACCCAGAGAAGTAACAGCTTGCTAGAATTGAGGAAAGGACGAAGCACATTTTGAGGAGATTATTTGATATGGAGCATACTAGTTTGGCACACTTTTGGGAGGATTTAAGTGGCTCACCTAGGATAAAATCTATACCTTTGTGGGGGCAGTGATATAGATGATGAAATTTATGATCCATGGGCAGCCATTAAGCAGTTTGGACCCACCAGTGATTCTGGAACTGATGGTCAAACTAAGTTTACTACAGAAGGTAGTTTTATGGAAAGTGAGTTTGGCTTTGGGAATCGGAAGGTGAAAATTAGCAACCACAAGTTGACTAGGAAAAGCCTTACAGGAGATTGCCAGGATTTGGTTCAGGGAGATGCAGAGGTTTAGATTCAGATGGAAATTGAAAAGGCTTTAGAATTATGATTTGTggaagaaagttttgacattattCTACATTAGCCATCAATATCACATAGTCAGAAGACTCAGAATAGTGAATGTTTATTTACCATTGTTATGCTGTATGATATTTACTGTCAAATAATTATTgaaaacaacccaaaaaaaaaaaaagagttaaaaaagaaaaaaaacaaacaaagataaCAAGGATATACCCATAACTCGTGTACCAGAGTTAATTCAAGCAATATCCAGTCAACAAGATCTTCCTTGAAGAACTAATATATGTGTTGGCAAAGGATACAGTGCTCTAAGATTAGTCTTCCCATGACACTTCCTTCTTCAATTCTCAAATTGCTAGTTTGCTTGTTCCATAGGTGTACACCATAAGTCTCTCCACTGAGCTGAAGCAGCTTGTCTTGTACCCATATAGAATCACCTTGGTTTGCTGGCTTCTGAAAAAGTCTGTTTATCCTAATCCAATCAACAGGATAGAAGGCCATAGGTGGCAAGACTGTGAAGTTATAGCCAGGTTTCTTTCTTATTCTCTCAACCACTCTGGAAACCAGATAGGGACCATTATGTCCCCACCTATTTCCATCAAAAGACGAGGCAAATTCCTCGATGAACTTGAGCAGAAGTGGATGATTCACATCAAAGATTAAAACTGCATTGTTCAACCTGGTCCAGTTCTTAGATTTCATATCCATACTTTGTGCACCAATCAAGTTCTTCAACCCCCTAAAAGGCTTTAGAACAATAAAATCTGTATCCAAGTAAACCCCCCCATACTTGTACAATACTGCAAGCCTCACCAAATTGGATAAATTCTGAGCTATTGGAATCTCACCAGGGTCCTTCTTCCCACTTTTCATCTTCTTAAACCAAGCCTCAGCTGGGGTATTCTTGAATAGAAATGCCAAGTCTGGTGTCACCGCGTTAACTTTGAACCCTCTATCTACTAGAGGTTTCAGAATCCTGTATCCTCTTCTAGAATCCAAACTTCTTGATAAAATCATTAAACATCCAGTAGGGTGTGCCTTGAAAAGGCTCTCCAGGGAGAAGAATCCTCTTCTTCCAAAAGATCTTGCTGGTGCAATCCAAATCATGAAGAAATGTTCCTCACAGCCACTTTTAAAGAATTCCCTAACCCGACTATGAAATTGGTGTGTCAAGTTGTTTGTCATGAAAACCTTAGACTTCGGCATCTTTTCCTGGAACCAAGCAATTCTTTGTTCTACTGTGACATTAAAAGGAGGAACTAGAGATTTCCAATTTTCATCTTCAACTTCATCAATCTCTTCTTGCATGGAACGCAGTTGCAGTTGCATGTTACCAATACTTGATCTTAGTTGTCCTTGAGCTCTCTCATGTGCCTCCAAGAACTTAGGAATTTCATTGTTACCAGACTCAAAAGAATCATATATGATATTGTCTGTGTAGATGATATAGATCATGGCAACGCCAAATAGTGTGAGGGTAAAAAGGAGAGGAAATCTGGCACGGCTAAGTACCTGGTAATGAAACATCTTAACCTTGATGAATTTTCTCACCATCATCAGAGTTTCAAGCTAAAACAAATAATGGACAAAAGCTTGGCTTATGAAGAAAtttattgacattttttttataaaaaagaaaaaaagaaaaagaaaaaagaaaacatataaaacatcaCATTGGAGACTTCTAagataacttttattttatttttatttggaagGTGACTTTTAAGGTACTTAGTTTTCTAATTCAAATCTCTAGAATCACCCTTCCTCCACTTCCAGTTCTCCACTGCGTATGGAGAACTTGGCACTATTTGATTCTCATCAGGTTGTTTCAGTATGTCCGATAAAACAGCAACAAATGCAATTATTTAATGGCTTATATCTATTCATAAATGTAAGAGCAATACTAAAGACAAAACAGAGGAACCTTAATATAATCTTCATAAGGAAATTGATTTTATTCCTAGTGAAGTTGAGAGGATCCTGTTCTGCCGATCAAGGTGTGCTTACAGTAACTGGAACTTGGATTATGATGTTTTTGGTTGTATTCCCAGGGCCTTTCCTCCTCGTTTTGTGACTTGTGTTGAGGAAAGACTCTTGTATCTTTGAGTCTTTGTTTGCGTGTTTATAACATGTCTTATTTTCCCGGGAAAAGTGAAAGTAAGGTCAGTCAACTTGCCATTCATATCAGCTTGTGCAAAAAATTCTgtatattttagcataagaaccaattttttctattttatatacttGCTTTTCAAAACACCTCATATTAGATTATCTATAATTACACTACattacattaaaatatcaaattttcttgatattttttttttataattgtttttctttctttacaaacaacaacaaccatcCAGCCTCTTCCTTCATCCTCAGGATAcgtagaggaaaaaaaattaaatgcaaagtGAAAAGTgttagtgtaaatttacataattactaTAGCAACTTTACATATTTACATAGTTTTAGCTTAACTGACCTAGATGATTTTGAGgcttaaatgtgtaaaattgatacatttttttattttgcgtTTTCTAATGCATATGCTCTTACAACGTATCTGGAAGTTTTGAAAGGTAGGAGAGTACAGAGTTATTTAGGGATAACAATGGGGCGAAGTGAGATTA
The sequence above is drawn from the Quercus robur chromosome 7, dhQueRobu3.1, whole genome shotgun sequence genome and encodes:
- the LOC126692339 gene encoding 30S ribosomal protein S31, chloroplastic gives rise to the protein MASMVLIAPSPPPTSYQSLTLSSRFSFSKSQTLANSLSSSSTVSLSLSTVTSPTLPSVYCGRGDRKTARGKRFNHSFGNARPRDKNKGRGPPKVPVTPAPPKKDKFEDDTIVKIEIDESLSSN
- the LOC126690841 gene encoding uncharacterized protein LOC126690841, producing the protein MMVRKFIKVKMFHYQVLSRARFPLLFTLTLFGVAMIYIIYTDNIIYDSFESGNNEIPKFLEAHERAQGQLRSSIGNMQLQLRSMQEEIDEVEDENWKSLVPPFNVTVEQRIAWFQEKMPKSKVFMTNNLTHQFHSRVREFFKSGCEEHFFMIWIAPARSFGRRGFFSLESLFKAHPTGCLMILSRSLDSRRGYRILKPLVDRGFKVNAVTPDLAFLFKNTPAEAWFKKMKSGKKDPGEIPIAQNLSNLVRLAVLYKYGGVYLDTDFIVLKPFRGLKNLIGAQSMDMKSKNWTRLNNAVLIFDVNHPLLLKFIEEFASSFDGNRWGHNGPYLVSRVVERIRKKPGYNFTVLPPMAFYPVDWIRINRLFQKPANQGDSIWVQDKLLQLSGETYGVHLWNKQTSNLRIEEGSVMGRLILEHCILCQHIY